A single window of Anaerolineae bacterium DNA harbors:
- a CDS encoding Glycyl-tRNA synthetase beta chain, whose translation MLPGCAPFNLKIQEFSTMVKQDFSFQSIIMTLQDFWAKEGCLIWQPYYTQVGAGTMNPATALRVLGPEPWNVAYVEPSIRPDDGRYGENPNRLQMHYQFQVILKPDPGNPQEIYLRSLEALGIDPRQHDIRFVEDNWESPALGAWGLGWEVWLDGQEITQFTYFQQAGGQVLEPVSVEITYGLERIAIALQRVSSFREIQWNQAFTDGDVNLQAEQEHSKYYFEIADVERLRQMYDLFEAEARACLEQGLVLPAHDYVLKCSHTFNVLDTRGAIGVTERQAFFGRMRELSRRVAEAYLAQRQALGFPWLEREVRLASAVSSASPAVPKSSNPPISAARPATGNGARPFVFEIGSEELPPQDLADALEQLRSRVPVWLDELRLAYESIRVMGTPRRLVVVINGLAERQSDHESLVKGPPAARAFNPDGSPTPAAEGFARSKGIKVSDLQVQEIDGGQYAVAVLREEGQPAVTVLAQALPEWIASLRFEKSMRWNQSNIAFSRPIRWLMAIFGSTPITFEYGGLTAQPRTRGLRFLEPTERALQSVEEYFQFLQEQGIVLDPPERQARITARVQELAREVGGICQLDTDLLNEVTHLVEAPAVLRGSFEVAHLELPREVLISVMKKHQRYFPVQKEDGTLLPYFITVANKPAANGSCEGAEVIIEGNEHVIRARFADAAYFVREDLKQPLESFLPRLHTLTFQYKLGSMLDKVHRIEQLVTAVGQMCGLADDEMAIARRAAHLCKADLATQMVVEMTSLQGTMGRYYALKSGESAAVAEAIFEHYLPRFAGDLLPKTRAGLVVGIADRLDTLAGLFAAGLAPSGNKDPFAQRRAALGLVQNLLAWKLDFSLEKALQEAARLLPIEASGESLATCQNFIVERLRNWLLEQGYRYDVVEAVLAVQGDNPFAAERAIRALSQWVTRADWHTILPAYARCVRISREFQQRFGVDEALLQEAAERALYEALKHAESIARQPGSVDDFLNAFLPLIPPINRFFDEVLVMCEDVSLRQNRLGLLQRIVALADGVADLSRLEGF comes from the coding sequence TTGTTGCCCGGTTGCGCGCCTTTCAATCTGAAAATTCAGGAATTTTCGACGATGGTGAAACAAGATTTCTCTTTTCAATCCATTATCATGACTTTACAGGACTTCTGGGCAAAGGAAGGCTGTTTGATCTGGCAACCGTACTACACCCAGGTCGGCGCCGGAACGATGAACCCGGCCACTGCGCTGCGCGTTTTGGGTCCTGAACCCTGGAACGTGGCTTATGTCGAACCTTCGATCCGCCCCGACGATGGACGCTATGGCGAAAACCCCAATCGCTTGCAGATGCACTATCAATTTCAAGTGATTCTCAAGCCAGATCCCGGCAACCCACAAGAAATCTATCTGCGTTCGCTGGAGGCTCTAGGCATTGATCCACGGCAACACGACATCCGTTTTGTCGAAGATAACTGGGAATCGCCAGCCCTGGGCGCCTGGGGACTGGGTTGGGAAGTCTGGCTGGATGGTCAGGAGATCACGCAATTTACCTACTTCCAGCAAGCCGGCGGACAGGTTTTAGAGCCGGTCTCGGTTGAAATCACTTATGGGCTGGAGCGCATTGCGATTGCCCTGCAGCGGGTGAGCAGTTTTCGCGAAATTCAATGGAATCAGGCTTTTACCGACGGCGATGTGAACCTGCAAGCGGAACAGGAACATAGCAAATATTACTTTGAAATCGCCGACGTGGAACGGCTGCGTCAGATGTATGATCTCTTCGAAGCCGAAGCACGCGCCTGTCTGGAACAAGGGCTGGTCTTGCCCGCCCACGATTATGTCTTGAAGTGCTCGCACACCTTTAACGTTCTGGATACGCGCGGCGCCATTGGCGTCACCGAACGACAGGCCTTTTTTGGACGCATGCGCGAACTCTCGCGCCGGGTTGCTGAGGCTTACCTTGCCCAACGGCAGGCTTTGGGCTTTCCCTGGCTGGAGCGCGAGGTCCGCCTGGCATCTGCTGTCTCCTCTGCTTCTCCTGCCGTGCCGAAAAGCAGCAACCCGCCAATCTCTGCCGCCAGGCCTGCTACAGGAAATGGCGCCCGGCCTTTTGTGTTCGAAATTGGCAGTGAAGAATTGCCTCCTCAAGACCTTGCCGATGCCCTGGAACAATTGCGTTCGCGTGTGCCTGTCTGGCTGGACGAGTTGCGCTTAGCCTACGAATCGATCCGGGTGATGGGCACCCCTCGTCGTCTGGTTGTGGTTATTAACGGGCTTGCCGAACGACAAAGCGATCACGAGAGCCTGGTCAAGGGTCCCCCCGCAGCAAGGGCATTCAACCCGGATGGCAGCCCCACCCCGGCTGCCGAGGGCTTTGCCCGCAGCAAGGGTATAAAAGTCAGCGATTTACAGGTTCAGGAAATCGATGGTGGGCAGTATGCGGTGGCTGTGCTGCGGGAAGAGGGTCAGCCTGCTGTGACCGTCCTGGCTCAAGCCCTGCCTGAGTGGATTGCCTCCCTGCGTTTTGAGAAATCGATGCGCTGGAATCAGAGCAACATTGCTTTTTCGCGCCCAATCCGCTGGCTGATGGCAATCTTTGGCAGCACTCCCATCACCTTCGAGTATGGCGGTCTGACGGCTCAACCGCGCACGCGCGGCCTGCGCTTCCTTGAACCCACCGAAAGGGCGCTCCAATCGGTGGAGGAATATTTCCAATTCCTGCAAGAGCAGGGAATCGTCCTTGACCCGCCAGAACGTCAGGCGCGCATCACTGCCAGAGTGCAGGAACTTGCCCGGGAAGTCGGCGGGATTTGCCAGCTGGACACCGACCTGCTCAACGAAGTGACCCATCTGGTCGAAGCCCCAGCCGTCCTGCGCGGCAGCTTTGAAGTTGCCCACCTGGAACTGCCCCGTGAAGTCCTGATTTCGGTGATGAAAAAGCATCAACGCTATTTCCCCGTCCAGAAGGAGGATGGCACGCTCTTGCCCTACTTCATCACCGTTGCCAATAAACCGGCTGCCAACGGAAGCTGTGAAGGCGCAGAAGTCATCATCGAGGGGAACGAGCATGTGATTCGCGCCCGCTTTGCCGATGCGGCCTATTTTGTGCGCGAGGATCTCAAACAACCTCTGGAGAGCTTCCTGCCGCGCCTGCACACGCTCACTTTTCAGTACAAACTCGGTTCGATGTTAGATAAAGTGCACCGCATCGAGCAACTGGTCACCGCCGTTGGGCAGATGTGCGGATTGGCGGATGATGAAATGGCAATTGCCAGGCGCGCCGCCCACCTCTGCAAAGCCGACCTGGCAACCCAAATGGTGGTCGAAATGACCTCCTTGCAAGGCACAATGGGACGTTACTACGCCTTAAAGAGTGGGGAAAGCGCGGCGGTTGCCGAAGCCATCTTTGAACACTATTTACCGCGCTTTGCCGGGGACTTGCTCCCCAAAACCAGAGCGGGTCTGGTAGTTGGCATCGCCGACCGCCTGGATACCCTGGCCGGCTTATTTGCAGCCGGTTTAGCCCCCTCCGGAAACAAAGATCCTTTCGCCCAACGGCGCGCCGCCCTGGGTCTGGTGCAAAATCTGCTCGCCTGGAAACTCGATTTCTCGCTCGAAAAAGCCCTACAGGAAGCTGCCCGGCTCTTGCCCATTGAGGCTTCCGGCGAGAGTCTGGCAACCTGTCAGAATTTCATCGTCGAACGACTGCGCAACTGGCTGCTCGAGCAGGGCTATCGCTATGATGTCGTGGAAGCGGTGCTGGCGGTGCAGGGAGATAATCCCTTTGCGGCGGAACGAGCCATTCGAGCGTTGAGCCAGTGGGTAACGCGAGCAGACTGGCACACCATCCTCCCAGCCTATGCCCGCTGTGTGCGCATCAGCCGCGAATTTCAACAACGCTTTGGCGTGGACGAAGCCCTTTTGCAAGAAGCGGCTGAGCGGGCTCTATATGAAGCGCTCAAGCACGCGGAGAGCATCGCCCGACAGCCGGGTTCGGTGGATGACTTCTTGAACGCCTTTCTGCCGCTTATTCCGCCGATCAACCGCTTTTTTGACGAAGTGCTGGTGATGTGCGAGGATGTAAGCCTGCGCCAAAACCGCCTCGGCTTGCTGCAGCGGATTGTCGCCCTGGCTGACGGGGTTGCCGATCTCTCGCGCCTGGAAGGATTCTAA